CGCGGAACTCGAAATTATTGATGAAGCTATTGACTTCGTTGGTGTTGATGTTGTGGTTGTTAAAATCGTATAATGGATTCAAAGCGATATAGCTGGCCACTTGGGTCAAACTATACCATCCTGGATCCACACCGCCTTGCTCATTGTACATCCGGCGGTAGGGGCTGGCATTGGCGAACTGTGAAAAGGGAACGGGTTGGGTGTTGGATTTGACGTAGTCGATGCTTAAGTTATTGGCAAAAGTATACCAGTCATTTTCGTAGATTAAGCGGATACTACCGCCACTGTTTTGACGGTCAGATCCCTTCATGACACCTTCTTTGGTGGAATGGCGGGCGGTCAGCGTATACAGGAGATGCTTATCACCCCCTGTGGCGCTGATGTTTTGGTCTAAGTTGAAACCTACGCGTAGTGGCTGGGCCAACCAATAGGATTCTACCCCGCTACGGATGTCTTGTAAATAGGCGAAGTAATTGATTTCTTCTTCGGGATTGGTATCCCCGTCTCCCGTAAAATTTCCGTAAACCAATGCCAGTTTTTCGTACTCAAGCTTCTCTTCGGCGTTCATTAAATTGTAATCCGATAAATCCGCCGTACTGACGCTGCTATTGGCATTGTAGCTGAATTTTAATTTTCCAGGTTTTGGTCTTTTGGACACCACAACGACCACGCCATTAGCAGCCTTGGAACCGTAGATCGCTGCGGCGGCCGCGTCTTTTAAGATCGTGATGGATTCCACGCGGTCCATACTGTAATCATTAATCACTGCTAAGCTGCTTTCGAATCCGTCCAAAATAAATAACGGTTGATTGGGGTTGACCCCATAGGCGTCGGTTAATCCTATCACACTGGTCTTGCCGTTTACCTCGATGTCGGGTAGGCGGTTCGGATCGGAGCCGTAAGCGTTGTTTTCTTTAATTTGAAAGGAAGGATCCAAGGTTTTTAAACTTTGGAGGATGTTTTGGTTACCAATCATTTTCAGTTCCTTTCCAGAGAAGGTGGTCGAAGAACCGGTAAAACTTTCTTTTTTTCGGTCGAATATACCGTTGATCACCACCTCATCGATGTTTTCCCCTTCTTCTTCGAGTTCCAAGAGGTAGTAGAATTTATTAAATTCAGTCAACTCAATGTTCTTGTAACCTAAATAACTAATGGTCAGTTTATTGAGGATGCTGTAAAATGGGATTATAAAATTACCTCCGGTATCGGTTTTGATTGAGTTCATCTCGTTCATTCGGATGGTTGCTCCGGCAATACTTTCTCTAGTAGACCGATTGATCACTTTTCCCCGAATACTATTCACTCTGTTGGGTAGTTCTTGCACCACGATGACGTTTTTATTAATCACATAGCGGTAACCACTGAGCTTGTTAAAATAGAAATTTAGGAAGCTTTGTAGATCCGTACGAACTGAGTGATCAAGGTCGATTTGGGTAGATACGTTTAAGTTGGTGCCGCTCAGAACAATGTCCATTCCGGTTTGTTTTTTGATTTGCTGGAAGGCTTCTTCCAAGCTCATGACATCTTTTCGAAGATTAATTTGTTGCGCATAGCCATAACTGCTGATGACCAACATCAAAAAGGTGAGGACATGTTTAAATTTGAAAATGTTATTCATTCGATTAAGGTTAATTTTTATTTGTTATTTGGATTTGGCTGTTTGTTCTGACAATCGACACTTGCGGGTCCATGGCTAAAATTGCTAAGAGTTCTTCCAGGGGTTTATCTCTGGAAAAGTCGATATGGAATCGAAGGTTTTCTAAGGATTTATCGTAAGCAATCTCGACGTTGTACCAGCGGCTTAATTCGCGGCAGAGTTCGTCAAGCCCCACATTTTTCAAGTAGAACGTACGGTTCCTCCAAGCCGTGGCGGAAGTTAGATCGGCCGGCCTGATAGCGACGCCATGATCTACCGTCAACTCTTGGTTAGGTTGGAGGACTAACAGATCTTTACCCAGGCCGCGAGCTTGGATTTTGCCTTGAATTAAAGTCGTTTTTATGGAGGGGTCGTTCGGATTTGCTTTGATGTTGAATTGTGTGCCCAACACCTCAATCTGGTGTTTCTTAAGCAATTTATTCCCGCTAACCGCTACAATAAAACGTCGGTTGGGAAGGTGGGCCACGTCAAAATAGGCTTCTCCTTGCAAGCTTACGCGTACCTCGGATCGCTCCATGGCAATCGGATAGCGTAGGGAAGACCCCGCGTTCAGCGTGATTTTCGTGCCGTCTGTCATTTGCACATCCAGGGTTTTTCCCGCAGGTACTTGAACCTGATGGTAGATGTTCGCACCAAGCGATGCGCCAGCTATTTTTTCGTATGTAATCGAATGCGCTTTTTGCGTGATTTCAACGCCGGCGTGCGAAAGCTGAAGCTCTTCCCTGTTTGAATCGGTGTTTAAGGTCTTTGCATTGTCTGGGCTCAAAGTCAATAGCACGTCCTCGTATTTTGAGTTGGATTTGGGGATTACGTGTATCGAGGCCTCATTGGCAACAGGTTGCCGCTGTGTGGGGAGGAGTTGCAAAGCCTGCTTCATTTCTGTTCGAAAAAGTAGCATCGGAATGGAAAGGAAAAGCAGGATGGCAGCAGCATACCGAAGAATGGAAACGATTTGCGGCTTGCTATGAAGCGGTTGAACAGGATGCAGCTTGTCCCATAAGATGTCGAAGCGATCCTGCGAGGCGGGTAGATTGGTCTTTTCTTGGAGAAATGCACGCTCTACGAGGCGGTCCACGCCGGGTCCCTTCCCATATTTTAAAAATAAGGTGAGGAGTTTTTGCTCATTAGGATCGATGGTGCCCGCTAGGCTTTTTTCGATAAGTTCTTCTAAATAGTTCTGGTCAAAATTTTGGCTCATGAATGTGTATAATGCTCGACCGACCGCTTTAGTATGTCGGCCTTTCTTGTATAGATGAAAAAAAAGGATCTTTGGGGGGGGGGCAGACTTATTTTTTTTCTAAAAAAAGATTAATAAGTGGCAAAATTAAACAAATTGGATAAATCGGTTGCGATACGTTTTAATAAATATTGCTGTCTTCGCTCACAAGGCGAGCTCGTTTAGGGTTTAGCGTGTAATGACCTTGTTACTCCGTGTAAGCTATTTTAGCGTTTGACCTAAGCTATGGAGTAGGGAGAAAATTGAAAATCACACTAGTTTTCTGTTTGAAAAAGGGTTATTGTGTAACCTAATAGCACCTCCCACCCACGCAACAAATAAATTTTATCATGCAATTGAAAGTTGATAAAATCAATATGCACTGCCCTGTCCATAGTTTTTTTTATCTAGCCAATAAAAATCTTTTTAAGATTCTATCATAAAATGACTTTTAGCGACAGCAGTCTGGAAGAATCATAAGAGAAAGGTGCATGTTTTTATGAGGAAATTTGCGAATAAAAATAATTTGAAAATTAAAATTATAATTTATATTTGCATTTGTTTATAATGAGTCTAAATAAAAACTGCAGGAATGTTTAACATGCTGTAAGCAGGAATCAGAAAAAAGACATGATTTATAAAACAAAAGAGCGCCATGCGCAAGACGGTAATCTTCGCATGACGCTATCCTAAATCAGCGGTAACTGATTTAAGAAATTCATACATAAAATTGTATGAAGACCCCTCTACAAGCAATTATGGAAGGGCATGCAAGATAAGAAAAATCAAACAATTTTACACTTGTTTGGGATTTTGTCGAAGCTGTCCTTTCCTATTTTTTAATGCGATTCTAGGGGATCGTATGGAAGGAAGTATCAGGAATAGCATAGTAACAAAAATGCTTTGAAAAGTGCACAGCCATTTTTTTGAGCCAAAATGACAGATCGACAAATTCTTATTAACACATGAAAACCTTAAAATTAATGATTACCCTCGTTGCCATTTTTACCTCTAAAATGGTGAGTGCGCATGCCTTGTGGATAGAAACAGCGGCCATAGGTGTGAAAAATAAAGCACAGGAAGTGAAAATATACTATGGCGAATACAGCCATAATCTGATCGAACCTGTAGAGAAATGGTACTCGGATGTGAAAGCTTTTAAACTTTTTTTGATTTCTCCGGATCAACAAAAAACTGAAGTCAAGACAACGCCCCATTCAAACTACTTCAGCGCCACCTTCAATCCTACACAGCTGGGAACTTATATCCTTACAATTGAACATCCCGCAAAAGAAGCCTACCAAACTACAGCTTTTGAATTCACTGCGCTCGCGAAAGTCCAGGTGGGGAAACAATCGGAAACTAAAGCAGCTTTACCATTAGCCATCCATCTAGAACCTAGGGACTACCAGGTCGGCGATATGATCCACGCAGAGGTTGAACGAAATGACTTAGCGTTGCCACAGGCAGAAGTGGAAGTGGTTATGCCGGATGGTTGGGTAAAATCCTTAAAGACCGATGAGAAGGGATCAATAAGCTTCAAAACGCCGGTGAAAGGCAAATACTTACTGGAAGTAACGGACACGGAGGACAAAAAAACGGATTGGTTCGGCAAATCAATTGAAAAGATTTACAGAGCGAACACTTCTGCTCTTTTTGTTAACTAACTCGCCTGGTCACTTTATCAAAAGATAAAAAAATGTATTTTTTTGTTTCAAAGCCGTTATTAAGTAAGGTTTATACGCATATCGATCAACAAGTTAATCGTCGAGGTGTGAAGCTTCTCACTCTGTTGTTGTGCACGCTCATCAGCAATCTCTCCCTTGCACAACAGAAGGTCAGCTTATCGGGAAAGGTAAAAGATAACCAGCATCAAGCAATCCCTGGTGTCACCGTTCGGCTGGATGGACAGTCCATGTGGACCGATGACCAGGGCAAGTTTAAGTTCATCAACATCAAGAATAAAAATCTTGAAATTACCGCACAAGCTGTCGGGTATCAGGCTTTTAAACAGAAGCTTGTACTGAAAGAGGGGAGCAATAGTTTTGACATCATTCTTGTCGAAAAAGATCAACGTATTGAAGAAATCGCTGTAACCGGTTTGACGAAGTCACAGATGACCAATCGAACGGCCTTCAACGTTACCTCCATAGATGCTACAAAATATTATAATAGCACCATCAATCTGGCGGATGCGCTCGATCAGGTACCTGGTGTCCGTGTTCGAGAGCAAGGTGGTTTGGGATCAAATATCAATTTAGCAATCAATGGTTTCTCAGGGAATCATATTCGATTCTTTATCGACGGCGTGCCCATGGATAATATGGGTTCCACGTTTCAAATGAACACGATTCCAATAAACTTAGCCGAAAATATAGAGGTATTCAAAGGAGTAGTTCCAATTTGGTTAGGTTCAGATGCGCTCGGCGGTGCCATTAATATTGTAACCAATAAATCCAACAGGAACTATATCGACGCTTCGTATTCGTATGGATCTTTTAATACACATAGAACGACTATCAATACCGCGCTAACTCATAGAAGCGGATTAACCCTTGAACTAAACGCCTTCCAAAATTACTCTGACAATAACTACAAAGTGTTTATAGAAAAGCATAACAATAGAAAAGATAACTACGCGCATGCTACAGAAGTGGCGCGTTTTCACGATCAGTTTCACAACGAATCCATTATTGCGAATGTTGGGGTAGTCAATAAATCATATGCTGACCGGCTACTATTTGGCATAACACTCGGTCAAAACTATAAGGAAATACAAACCGGAGCGAGGATGGAATCCGTATTTGGGGCCTGGCACCGAAGAGGTAATATTGTTATGCCGAGTTTGAAGTATAGCAAAAATAATCTAATCAACGGATTAGATGTCATGCTAAACGCAAATATTAATCTGGGTACAGAACAAACCATAGACACGGTTGCCAAGCGGTTTGATTGGTTTGGTGATACCCATGCGGATTTACCACCAAGCTCAGGCGAACGTTCCAGAACGATGTACAAATACAAAAATCGCGACGGTATTGTGACTGCGAATGTAAACTACAATTTGGGGAATAAGCATGTTTTTACCCTCAACAATGTTTTTAATACGTTCAATAGAAGTGGTTCAGACGAGATAAATCCCCAGAACAGTGCCTATGAATACGCGAAGCTATCTCAGAAGAACGTATTAGGCGTTGGTTATCAAATCAAGGAAGAGAGGCTTTGGAGTGCTCATATTTTCGGGAAATTCTTATCTCAAAGAAATAAAAACGGAAATACAAGTTCCGTTAACTCAAGTCGTTTCGGCTATGGAACGGCAGTATCCTATTTCTTAAATGCTGATTTACAACTAAAAGCAAGTTATGAGCTGACCAACAGAATGGCCACGCCCTATGAATTGTTTGGCGACGTGGAAAACCAGGATGCAAATACAAATCTGAAGCCCGAGAGTAGCAACAATTTCAACCTGGGTGTGCTGTATCAATTCGATATGAACCAGAACAACCAATTTGCATTAACTGCAGGCGCATTGTACAGAAATGCGAAAGATTTTATCTATCAACGGTTAAACCAAAATCAAAGTAAATACATGGCTGATAATCGAGATGGCGTACGAACCATAGGAGCCGATTTGGAGCTGCGATATTTCCATAAAAAGTGGTTGTCTGCGGCTACCAGCTGGACCTACCAATACCTGCAGAATATGCAGCAATATGAAGAGGGGTATACCGAAGTAAGTCCGGTCTATAAAGATCAGATGCCGAATATTCCCTATCTATTCGGAAACTTTGATTTGAACGTATATTTCCCAGAATTTACAGGATCGGGTCATAAGCTTAATGTGGGTTACAACCTACAGTATGTGCATGATTTTTACCTGTATTGGCCAAGTCGGGGAGCTACTAAAAACACCATTCCTCAACAATTGAGTCATGATCTAAGCCTCGTTTATAGTATGAGAAATGGTCGCTATAATATCGGTATGGAAGCTAGAAATATCACCAACGAGCGCCTGTACGACAATTTCAGTATGCAAAAACCAGGTCGAGCATTTTACCTGAATCTACGCTATTTTATCACTAAAAAATAATCTTTTAAATTAATAATATTCCTCATGAAAATCAAAAATTTACTAATCACAGCACTTACCTTGAGCACCTTGGCTGCTTGTACAAAGGACGATACAGAACCCGGCGAAAAGGGCAATTTTATTGTTGCTGTTACACCTGTGGCAGCCACTGGCGTTGCAGATTATTTGCTAACAGCCAGTAGCTTAGATACGGGGAAAGTGTCAACAGCAGGGAGAGGGGTCGAACAAGATGGAACTTATAGATACTATGTAACTCATAACAACAAGTTTTTCAGCATGTTGTATGGACAGGGAAATCCTGGTGCGATAACCGTGTATAATATCCTAGACAGTAATTTGAACAAGCTAGCAAACTCGGTGACGGAAACCGTACAAGCTTTTGCGCCGGTGAATGATGATATATTGATGATGAAGATTTCCAGAAGTATCACCAATCCGGTAACGTCCTGGTATCAATTTAATACAAATTCGCTGAACATCACCAGTCAGGGTAATATTAATACTGCAGAGCTAAATAATAACGGCGAGTTAGCGTTCTTCAGCTGGATCAAGCAGGTGGGGTCAAAGGTGTACGCACCTTACTTTTCTGTCAAAGCGTGTTGTGATGCCGCTTTCGGAACTGCCTTCCCTGATCAAGCTTGGATCGCTGTCTACGCATATCCAAGTATGACACTCGAAAAGATCATCAAAGACGACCGTACAAGCTTCATCGGTCGCTATTTTACAGATGGATTAGAGCTTGTGGAAAATGGAGACGTTTATGCTTTTTCCTCTTCCGTAGCGACCTCTATGGGGACCAATACGAGCATGAACAGTACAAAGCCCTCTGCAGTGACCCGAATTAATGCTGGAACTACCGAGTTTGACAAATCTTTTTATATCAACTTCGAAGAGATTTCGGGAGGCTTAAATATTACTAACTGGCTATACGTCGGAAATAATAAGTTCATTACTTTTTCAAACAGCAAAGAAGCCAAAGGCGCTTATTCGGTTGGAAATATAATCGGTGTGTTGGATGTTGCGTCAAAGACCTGGAAAGCAGTATCCGGCTTACCTAAAATAGCGGACATTAAGGGATTCACCAGTAATAACTATTCCGATAAGGCTGGTCGTTTCGGATATATCGGATTGAACCTAACGACAGGAATAGGTTATGTTTATAAAATTGATGCCTCCACAGCGGTCGCTACGCGAGGCTTAAGAATTGAGGGTGGGACTTTAACTGCTATAGAATATTTAAACTAGCTTATATAACCGCTTATGGTCTACCAAGGTAGACGACCGTGGAATGAGCCGGTAGACCATAATAACCCCAATCAACTATGTATACCCTTATTTTAGGAATGATTCTAGTCGCCGCTTTTATTTGGTTCAATACCAGTAAGAAGGTCAGGTTTCCTAAGCGAGCGATTTGGCTAGAGAAGGTTGTAGCAAAGCGAACGAAAGCCCAAGTAATAAGCGCAGTATTAGCGATCAGCAGCCTGTTGGCTACGGTCTATCTTCAAGGCTTGGGAGCGGGTATTTTCGCCTGGTTAATTTATGGTATGGGCTTTCTGAGTTTAATTGTGTTACTTTTTCCTTACCAGTATCTCACGTATAAACATGTGCTTATTCTCTTTGCTTTTTGCCTTGTGTTTGAATTAACGTTTACCTATATCTCTTCTCGATAAAGCCATGCCAGCAAATAAAAAATATCTAAGCAGCCCCTTTCAACGGTTTCTAAAAATTACCGCCGGTTTTATCGGAGGATATCTTGTCATGTTTAGTTTTCACTTGCTAATGACTCTTCTTTTTCAGAAGAAGAATGTCATTGTAACGGCGGGCATCACAGGTTATATACTGTGGGCAACTTTGCTATTATTAGCTTTTTTAGCGAAGAACGCCTGGAAAATATGGATTATTTATCTGCTATTGGCAACGCTTTTTTATTTGCCATTTTTACTCAAGTAAACACTAAATATGAATATTAGAAATTACAATATTTATTTTAATA
The DNA window shown above is from Sphingobacterium hotanense and carries:
- a CDS encoding FecR family protein, whose product is MSQNFDQNYLEELIEKSLAGTIDPNEQKLLTLFLKYGKGPGVDRLVERAFLQEKTNLPASQDRFDILWDKLHPVQPLHSKPQIVSILRYAAAILLFLSIPMLLFRTEMKQALQLLPTQRQPVANEASIHVIPKSNSKYEDVLLTLSPDNAKTLNTDSNREELQLSHAGVEITQKAHSITYEKIAGASLGANIYHQVQVPAGKTLDVQMTDGTKITLNAGSSLRYPIAMERSEVRVSLQGEAYFDVAHLPNRRFIVAVSGNKLLKKHQIEVLGTQFNIKANPNDPSIKTTLIQGKIQARGLGKDLLVLQPNQELTVDHGVAIRPADLTSATAWRNRTFYLKNVGLDELCRELSRWYNVEIAYDKSLENLRFHIDFSRDKPLEELLAILAMDPQVSIVRTNSQIQITNKN
- a CDS encoding DUF4198 domain-containing protein, whose protein sequence is MKTLKLMITLVAIFTSKMVSAHALWIETAAIGVKNKAQEVKIYYGEYSHNLIEPVEKWYSDVKAFKLFLISPDQQKTEVKTTPHSNYFSATFNPTQLGTYILTIEHPAKEAYQTTAFEFTALAKVQVGKQSETKAALPLAIHLEPRDYQVGDMIHAEVERNDLALPQAEVEVVMPDGWVKSLKTDEKGSISFKTPVKGKYLLEVTDTEDKKTDWFGKSIEKIYRANTSALFVN
- a CDS encoding TonB-dependent receptor; this translates as MYFFVSKPLLSKVYTHIDQQVNRRGVKLLTLLLCTLISNLSLAQQKVSLSGKVKDNQHQAIPGVTVRLDGQSMWTDDQGKFKFINIKNKNLEITAQAVGYQAFKQKLVLKEGSNSFDIILVEKDQRIEEIAVTGLTKSQMTNRTAFNVTSIDATKYYNSTINLADALDQVPGVRVREQGGLGSNINLAINGFSGNHIRFFIDGVPMDNMGSTFQMNTIPINLAENIEVFKGVVPIWLGSDALGGAINIVTNKSNRNYIDASYSYGSFNTHRTTINTALTHRSGLTLELNAFQNYSDNNYKVFIEKHNNRKDNYAHATEVARFHDQFHNESIIANVGVVNKSYADRLLFGITLGQNYKEIQTGARMESVFGAWHRRGNIVMPSLKYSKNNLINGLDVMLNANINLGTEQTIDTVAKRFDWFGDTHADLPPSSGERSRTMYKYKNRDGIVTANVNYNLGNKHVFTLNNVFNTFNRSGSDEINPQNSAYEYAKLSQKNVLGVGYQIKEERLWSAHIFGKFLSQRNKNGNTSSVNSSRFGYGTAVSYFLNADLQLKASYELTNRMATPYELFGDVENQDANTNLKPESSNNFNLGVLYQFDMNQNNQFALTAGALYRNAKDFIYQRLNQNQSKYMADNRDGVRTIGADLELRYFHKKWLSAATSWTYQYLQNMQQYEEGYTEVSPVYKDQMPNIPYLFGNFDLNVYFPEFTGSGHKLNVGYNLQYVHDFYLYWPSRGATKNTIPQQLSHDLSLVYSMRNGRYNIGMEARNITNERLYDNFSMQKPGRAFYLNLRYFITKK
- a CDS encoding DUF4374 domain-containing protein produces the protein MKIKNLLITALTLSTLAACTKDDTEPGEKGNFIVAVTPVAATGVADYLLTASSLDTGKVSTAGRGVEQDGTYRYYVTHNNKFFSMLYGQGNPGAITVYNILDSNLNKLANSVTETVQAFAPVNDDILMMKISRSITNPVTSWYQFNTNSLNITSQGNINTAELNNNGELAFFSWIKQVGSKVYAPYFSVKACCDAAFGTAFPDQAWIAVYAYPSMTLEKIIKDDRTSFIGRYFTDGLELVENGDVYAFSSSVATSMGTNTSMNSTKPSAVTRINAGTTEFDKSFYINFEEISGGLNITNWLYVGNNKFITFSNSKEAKGAYSVGNIIGVLDVASKTWKAVSGLPKIADIKGFTSNNYSDKAGRFGYIGLNLTTGIGYVYKIDASTAVATRGLRIEGGTLTAIEYLN